In Beutenbergia cavernae DSM 12333, the DNA window CACCAGGTCGGGCTCCTGCTGCCCGTCGGCGGGAAGAGCCACGACACGCGCGACGACGAGGGTCGTGTCGTCCCGCCACCCGCCCTCGGGCTCCAGCTGCGACACGACGTGGTCGCGCACCGCCTCGACGGGCGCGTCGGGCATCTCGCCGACCGCGGCGGCGAGGCGCGCCAGACCCGCCTCGAGGCTCTCCTCGCGGCGCTCGACCAGGCCGTCGGTGCAGAGCACCAGTGTGGTGCCCAGCGGGAACGCGGCGTGCATCTCGGGCCGCTCGCCGTGCGGGTGGGTGAGGCCGATCGGGGTGGACAGGCCGCCGTCGAGCACGTGGACGACGCCGTCGGGGGTGACGGCGAGCATGGGCGGGTGGGCCGCGCGCGCCCACCCGACGACGACGTGCTCGCCGTCGTCGTCGGCCACGCGCTCCAGGTGCGCGTACAGGCAGGTGCTGAGGTCGATCGAGCCGAGGTCCTGGGCGATCGCGTCGACCTCGGTCAGCGTGCGGCCCGGGCCGGTCCCGCCCCAGGCGCGGGCACGGATGAGCGAGCGCAGCTGGCCCATGGAGCCTGCGGCCCGCAGGTCGTGCCCGGCGACGTCGCCGATCACGATGCCGACGTTGCCGTCGTTCGCCCGGAACGCGTCGAACCAGTCGCCGCCCACGTCGGTGGCGTCGGCGGGGCCGTAGTGGGTGGCGATCTCCAGGCCGTCGAGCGGGGTGAGGTGCGGCACGAGGGTGCGCTGCAGGTCCCGCACGCGGCTGGACTCCCGGCGGTAGAGGCGCGCGTTGTCGAGCGCGACGGCGGCCCGCGACGCCGCCATGCGGGCGGTCGCGAGGTCCCGTTCGTCGAGGTGGCGCGCGTCGCCGGCGCCGAGCACGAGCACCCCGAGGCGGGCGCCGCGGGCGTCGAGCGGCACGGCGACGACGTGGTGCGCGCCGAGCGTGGCGACGGCGGCCGGGACGTCGTCGCGGAGCGTCTGGCGGCCCCACCAGGCGGCGACCTCAGAGCTGACGAGCAGGGCGCCGTCGTCGCTGACGAGCAGGCGCGAGAGCGCACCCGAGGGGTCCAGGTCGCCGCGACCGAGCGACGTCAGCACGGCGGCTGCCTCGTGCGCCGGTCCCGACCCGCCGCCCACGGTGGCGACGTGCGGCGGACGGAGGCGCCCGGCGTCGTCGAGCGACACGACCATCGCCCAGTCCGCCAGCTCCGGCACGAGGATCC includes these proteins:
- a CDS encoding SpoIIE family protein phosphatase; translation: MTSIDDIYRAAQASQVSIVVTDAREDDEPIVWVNEAFTRTTGYARDAALGRNCRFLQGPATDPAAVARLGLAVRADEPVAAALLNYRPDGTPFWNDVSISPVRDDAGAVTHHVGVQVDVTARADAERERDRVISASRTAQRRLELLRRIGDDLHGVFDADAEAAMLPGILVPELADWAMVVSLDDAGRLRPPHVATVGGGSGPAHEAAAVLTSLGRGDLDPSGALSRLLVSDDGALLVSSEVAAWWGRQTLRDDVPAAVATLGAHHVVAVPLDARGARLGVLVLGAGDARHLDERDLATARMAASRAAVALDNARLYRRESSRVRDLQRTLVPHLTPLDGLEIATHYGPADATDVGGDWFDAFRANDGNVGIVIGDVAGHDLRAAGSMGQLRSLIRARAWGGTGPGRTLTEVDAIAQDLGSIDLSTCLYAHLERVADDDGEHVVVGWARAAHPPMLAVTPDGVVHVLDGGLSTPIGLTHPHGERPEMHAAFPLGTTLVLCTDGLVERREESLEAGLARLAAAVGEMPDAPVEAVRDHVVSQLEPEGGWRDDTTLVVARVVALPADGQQEPDLVRRGPGGS